One region of Kogia breviceps isolate mKogBre1 chromosome 17, mKogBre1 haplotype 1, whole genome shotgun sequence genomic DNA includes:
- the LOC131743778 gene encoding small ribosomal subunit protein eS27-like: MPLAKDVLHPSARQKRKHKKKCLVQSPNSYFMNVKWPGCYKITTVFSHARTAVLCVGCSTVLCQPARGKARLTGGYFFRQKQHYAALSSYAAASH, translated from the coding sequence ATGCCTCTTGCAAAGGATGTCCTTCATCCCTCTGcaagacagaagaggaaacacaagAAGAAGTGCCTGGTGCAGAGCCCCAATTCCTACTTCATGAATGTGAAATGGCCAGGATGCTATAAAATCACCACTGTCTTTAGCCATGCACGAACAGCAGTTTTGTGTGTTGGCTGCTCTACTGTCCTCTGCCAGCCTGCAAGAGGAAAAGCAAGGCTTACAGGAGGATACTTCTTCAGACAGAAGCAGCATTATGCAGCATTAAgcagctatgcggctgcttcccactag